In Mesorhizobium sp. 113-3-3, a genomic segment contains:
- a CDS encoding 50S ribosomal protein L25/general stress protein Ctc: protein MSHDTYELKAEAREQVGKGSARAVRRNGKVPAVIYGDKQPPLAIALTYKDIYYKIHGGGFLTTIATIDVDGKKIQVLPKDFQLDPVKDFPVHVDFLRIGKDTEVNVDVPVHFINEDKSPGIKRGGVLNIVRHEVEFHCPANAIPEFITIDLTGTNIGDSIHISAVKLPAGVKPVISDRDFTIATIAGSSAMKPEAEETVEAAAPEAAPAAEEK from the coding sequence ATGAGCCACGATACTTACGAGCTCAAGGCCGAAGCGCGCGAACAGGTCGGTAAGGGGTCCGCCCGTGCAGTTCGCCGCAACGGTAAAGTGCCTGCAGTAATCTATGGTGACAAGCAGCCTCCCCTGGCTATCGCTCTCACCTACAAGGACATCTACTACAAGATCCATGGCGGTGGTTTCTTGACCACGATCGCCACGATCGATGTCGACGGCAAGAAGATCCAGGTCCTGCCCAAGGACTTCCAGCTCGACCCGGTCAAGGATTTCCCTGTCCATGTCGACTTCCTGCGCATCGGCAAGGACACCGAAGTCAATGTCGACGTGCCTGTCCACTTCATCAATGAGGACAAGTCGCCCGGCATCAAGCGCGGCGGCGTGCTCAACATCGTGCGTCACGAAGTCGAGTTCCACTGCCCGGCCAATGCGATCCCGGAATTCATCACCATCGATCTCACTGGCACCAATATCGGCGATTCGATCCACATCTCGGCGGTCAAGCTGCCGGCCGGCGTCAAGCCGGTCATCTCCGACCGCGACTTCACCATCGCGACCATTGCCGGTTCGTCGGCGATGAAGCCGGAGGCCGAAGAGACGGTCGAAGCGGCTGCCCCTGAAGCGGCTCCTGCCGCCGAAGAGAAGTAA
- a CDS encoding APH(3')-II family aminoglycoside O-phosphotransferase yields MPSRPLKTDLPNGFRQLVSGYRWHPQTIGQSQAGVFRLAADGQPALFLKCERSGPFAELADEAARLRWLAGQGIACPDVIALESHAGHDWLLMSAVAGEDLASAAVDPADVIAIMASALHGLHALDIRSCPFDHRLFRRVAAARARMEAGEVDESDFDEERQGRTAAEVFAELEALRPATEDIVVTHGDACLPNVMATEGRFSGFIDCGRLGVADRHQDLTLACRSIRYNIGTAWVEPFLESYGPPEAEPAKCSWYRLLDEFF; encoded by the coding sequence ATGCCCAGCCGTCCTCTGAAAACCGACCTGCCGAACGGGTTTCGCCAGCTGGTTTCCGGCTACCGCTGGCACCCCCAGACCATCGGCCAGTCACAGGCCGGCGTGTTCCGGCTGGCGGCTGACGGCCAGCCGGCCCTGTTTCTGAAATGTGAGCGCAGCGGCCCCTTTGCCGAACTCGCCGATGAGGCCGCGCGGCTGCGCTGGCTTGCCGGACAAGGCATCGCTTGCCCCGATGTGATCGCCCTGGAAAGCCATGCCGGTCACGACTGGCTGCTGATGTCGGCCGTCGCCGGCGAGGATCTGGCGTCGGCTGCCGTCGATCCGGCCGATGTCATCGCCATCATGGCCAGCGCGCTTCACGGCCTGCATGCGCTCGACATCCGCTCCTGCCCCTTCGACCATCGCCTCTTCAGGCGGGTCGCGGCGGCGCGGGCCCGCATGGAAGCCGGCGAAGTCGACGAGAGTGATTTCGACGAGGAACGGCAAGGGCGGACCGCCGCCGAGGTCTTCGCCGAGCTTGAGGCGCTCCGGCCGGCGACCGAGGATATTGTCGTCACCCATGGCGACGCCTGCCTGCCGAATGTCATGGCGACCGAAGGCCGTTTCAGCGGGTTCATCGATTGCGGCCGGCTGGGCGTGGCGGATCGCCACCAGGATCTGACGCTCGCCTGCCGGAGCATCCGCTACAACATCGGCACGGCCTGGGTAGAGCCTTTTCTCGAAAGCTACGGGCCGCCAGAAGCCGAGCCGGCGAAATGTTCCTGGTACCGGCTGCTCGACGAGTTTTTCTGA
- the pth gene encoding aminoacyl-tRNA hydrolase, translated as MLVFAGLGNPGAKYAHNRHNVGFMAADAIARRHSFSPWSKKFQGLIAEGTIAGEKIILIKPQTFMNLSGQSVGEALRFYKLELSALTVFYDEIDLAEGKLRIKTGGGAGGHNGIRSIDGHVGNAYRRVRIGVGHPGVKEMVQHHVLGDFAKADREWLDPLLDAIADNAAMIVKGDESGFMNKAALAVQGKAIAELEKPAQKQQPKQQSHIRQARSQQAPAKLPETGPMAAMLKKLFGNKD; from the coding sequence ATGCTTGTCTTTGCAGGCCTCGGCAATCCGGGCGCGAAATACGCTCATAACCGGCACAATGTCGGCTTCATGGCGGCGGACGCTATCGCCCGCCGCCATTCCTTTTCGCCCTGGTCGAAGAAATTCCAGGGCCTGATCGCCGAGGGGACGATTGCCGGCGAAAAGATCATCCTGATCAAGCCGCAGACCTTCATGAACCTGTCCGGCCAGTCGGTCGGCGAGGCCCTGCGCTTCTACAAGCTCGAGCTTTCCGCGCTCACCGTCTTCTATGACGAGATCGACCTCGCCGAAGGCAAGCTGCGCATCAAGACAGGCGGCGGCGCCGGCGGCCATAACGGCATCCGCTCGATCGACGGCCATGTCGGCAACGCCTATCGCCGCGTGCGCATCGGCGTCGGCCATCCCGGCGTCAAGGAAATGGTCCAGCACCATGTGCTCGGCGATTTCGCCAAGGCCGATCGCGAATGGCTCGATCCCTTGCTCGACGCGATCGCCGACAACGCCGCCATGATCGTCAAGGGCGACGAATCCGGCTTCATGAACAAGGCCGCCCTTGCCGTCCAGGGCAAGGCGATAGCCGAGCTGGAAAAGCCGGCGCAGAAGCAGCAGCCCAAACAACAGAGCCACATCCGCCAGGCGCGGTCGCAACAGGCGCCCGCCAAACTGCCGGAGACCGGCCCGATGGCCGCCATGCTGAAGAAACTCTTCGGCAACAAGGACTGA
- the ychF gene encoding redox-regulated ATPase YchF — protein sequence MGFKCGIVGLPNVGKSTLFNALTRTAAAQAANYPFCTIEPNTGEVAVPDPRLQKIASIAKSKEIIPTRISFVDIAGLVRGASKGEGLGNQFLANIREVDAIVHVLRCFEDDDITHVEGRIDPVADAETVETELMLADLDSLERRIVQIRKRAGSKDKEATTVLPMMEAALELLQAGKPTRVLLKGISAEDLRILQGLNLLTSHPVLYVCNVAEADAATGNEHTRAVEKMAAAQGAGTVVISAAIEAEVAQLSDEEEMEFLSSLGLDEPGLNKVIRAGYDLLHLITYFTAGPKETRAWTIHKGDKAPQAAGVIHTDFERGFIRAQTIAYNDFVTLGGEVAAKEAGKARDEGKEYVVQDGDIMLFKFNT from the coding sequence ATGGGTTTCAAATGCGGCATCGTTGGCTTGCCCAACGTCGGCAAGTCGACGCTCTTCAACGCGTTGACCAGGACGGCGGCGGCGCAGGCCGCCAACTATCCGTTCTGCACCATCGAACCGAACACTGGCGAGGTGGCGGTGCCCGACCCGCGCCTGCAGAAGATCGCCTCGATCGCCAAGTCGAAGGAGATCATCCCGACCCGCATCTCCTTCGTCGACATTGCCGGCCTGGTGCGCGGCGCCTCGAAAGGCGAAGGGCTGGGCAACCAGTTCCTCGCCAACATCCGCGAGGTCGACGCCATCGTGCATGTGCTGCGCTGCTTCGAGGATGACGACATCACCCATGTCGAGGGCCGCATCGATCCCGTCGCCGACGCCGAGACGGTCGAGACCGAGCTGATGCTCGCCGACCTCGACAGCCTGGAGCGCCGCATCGTCCAGATCCGCAAGCGCGCCGGCAGCAAGGACAAGGAAGCCACCACCGTGCTGCCGATGATGGAGGCGGCGCTCGAACTGCTGCAGGCCGGCAAGCCGACCCGCGTCCTGCTCAAGGGCATCTCGGCGGAGGATTTGCGCATCCTGCAGGGGCTGAACCTTTTAACCTCGCACCCCGTGCTCTATGTCTGCAACGTCGCCGAGGCCGATGCCGCGACCGGCAACGAGCACACCAGGGCGGTGGAAAAGATGGCCGCCGCACAGGGCGCCGGCACGGTGGTGATCTCGGCCGCGATCGAGGCCGAAGTCGCCCAGCTTTCCGACGAGGAAGAGATGGAATTCCTGTCCTCGCTCGGCCTCGACGAGCCGGGCCTGAACAAGGTCATCCGCGCCGGCTACGATCTGTTGCATCTCATCACCTATTTCACCGCCGGTCCGAAGGAGACGCGCGCCTGGACCATCCACAAGGGCGACAAGGCCCCGCAGGCCGCCGGCGTCATCCACACCGACTTCGAACGCGGCTTCATCCGCGCCCAGACCATCGCCTATAACGACTTCGTCACGCTGGGCGGCGAAGTGGCGGCCAAGGAAGCCGGCAAGGCGCGCGACGAAGGCAAGGAATATGTCGTCCAGGACGGCGACATCATGCTGTTCAAATTCAACACCTGA
- a CDS encoding MarR family winged helix-turn-helix transcriptional regulator, which translates to MPLPLDNQLCFTLYATSMAINRTYKPMLDEMGITYPQYLVLNALGEADGMSVGRVAHRLALESSTVTPLVKRMEQAGLVTRQRSQADERQVQVDLTPAGRALLIQCNCLNETLIERSGMTLAELDALNRQIQALRVALNGDR; encoded by the coding sequence GTGCCTCTCCCGTTGGACAATCAGCTCTGCTTCACGCTCTACGCCACCTCGATGGCGATCAACCGCACCTACAAGCCTATGCTGGACGAGATGGGGATCACCTATCCGCAATATCTCGTGCTCAACGCGCTGGGTGAGGCCGACGGCATGTCGGTCGGCAGGGTCGCCCATCGGCTCGCCCTGGAATCGAGCACCGTCACCCCGCTGGTGAAGCGCATGGAACAGGCCGGGCTGGTCACCCGCCAGCGCAGCCAGGCCGACGAGCGCCAGGTGCAGGTTGACTTGACACCAGCCGGGCGCGCGCTGCTCATCCAGTGCAATTGCCTCAACGAGACCTTGATCGAGCGCTCGGGCATGACGCTGGCTGAGCTTGATGCCCTGAACCGGCAAATCCAGGCGCTGCGCGTTGCGCTGAACGGCGATCGGTAG